One genomic region from Vibrio cyclitrophicus encodes:
- a CDS encoding Hpt domain-containing protein, with the protein MEQSVAKPSRFKKPTTFLVVLLALWLLPSLTLLNLSRSYTTSLAQIEELGIRVNELRQSLYFSEPLRVSRINDLALDAQLVYSIRLQIESDFQHALFRPDVNQLLYVADQFLEKFDEFIPIESQVQNIVDTVKAMRADNNLSSELKPLMNEFGVVVFEAMYSDSQSSSATYRAFDSILKKSYSLKTEEQDAIQQLLVDASALLGDYAKLHYLVDKIKKNSVNEQIIKLEAEFHDRQFNLLVVMLGLSLVAMIALVLLCVRSKMVVQESAENLGLDTEDESDNKDVISLSGEEEHVFQKSKDNAISPSLKQSNNNTHTKRKASLNPHSEPQSQQSSNLKVQSANPTIPSVNLDKNVLTASVTSSQNLEEVSMAGKHIASVTDSKPAIDIEDMLETLDGDAESVELLLGVFVQDHTDDYTKFKSLLVNDETSAARVVHSLKGVAGSIKASRLAIIAASVEMTMKQSRAISEHDLEELELAIKASVDAAVDYLDSRN; encoded by the coding sequence ATGGAACAATCAGTAGCAAAGCCCAGTCGCTTTAAAAAACCAACCACTTTCTTGGTTGTGCTCTTGGCTCTGTGGCTATTGCCTTCATTGACCCTTCTGAATTTAAGCCGTTCTTACACTACTTCTCTCGCTCAAATTGAAGAACTTGGTATTCGCGTCAATGAATTGAGGCAATCGCTTTATTTCTCTGAACCGCTGCGAGTGTCTCGAATTAATGATTTAGCACTTGATGCACAACTTGTTTACTCGATCCGATTGCAGATTGAGTCTGATTTCCAACATGCCTTGTTTCGCCCTGATGTAAATCAACTGCTTTACGTAGCCGATCAGTTTTTAGAGAAGTTTGACGAGTTCATTCCAATCGAAAGTCAGGTTCAAAATATTGTTGATACGGTTAAAGCAATGCGTGCAGATAATAATCTTTCTTCTGAATTAAAACCTCTGATGAACGAATTTGGTGTTGTTGTCTTTGAAGCTATGTATTCCGATAGTCAAAGCTCATCAGCCACCTATCGAGCCTTTGACTCTATTCTAAAAAAATCTTACTCATTAAAAACTGAAGAGCAAGACGCAATCCAACAACTGTTGGTGGATGCTTCAGCCTTATTAGGTGATTACGCTAAGCTCCATTATTTGGTCGATAAAATTAAGAAAAACTCGGTTAATGAGCAGATCATTAAACTCGAAGCTGAATTTCATGATCGTCAATTCAACCTTTTGGTTGTGATGTTAGGCTTGAGTTTGGTCGCTATGATAGCGCTAGTCTTATTATGTGTTCGCTCAAAAATGGTCGTGCAAGAATCAGCGGAAAATTTGGGACTAGACACTGAGGACGAATCTGATAACAAAGACGTTATATCGCTTTCTGGTGAAGAAGAGCACGTGTTTCAAAAGTCTAAAGACAATGCGATTTCTCCGAGCCTCAAACAATCTAACAATAACACACACACTAAGAGAAAAGCGTCACTTAACCCACACTCAGAACCGCAATCACAACAGAGCTCTAATCTAAAAGTTCAAAGCGCTAATCCAACAATTCCAAGTGTTAATTTAGACAAAAATGTATTAACAGCAAGTGTTACAAGCTCACAAAATCTGGAAGAAGTGTCGATGGCCGGGAAACATATCGCTAGTGTGACCGATTCAAAACCTGCGATTGATATCGAAGATATGTTAGAAACGCTCGATGGTGACGCTGAATCTGTAGAATTGCTGCTTGGAGTTTTTGTACAAGACCATACTGATGATTACACGAAGTTCAAATCTTTATTGGTTAATGATGAAACTTCTGCCGCGCGTGTTGTGCATAGCTTGAAAGGTGTGGCTGGTAGTATCAAAGCATCGAGATTAGCCATTATTGCAGCGAGCGTTGAAATGACAATGAAACAATCTAGAGCCATCAGTGAGCACGATTTAGAAGAATTAGAATTGGCAATAAAAGCTTCTGTTGACGCCGCTGTAGATTATTTAGATAGTCGGAATTAA
- a CDS encoding DHH family phosphoesterase codes for MLLVLSRSWMVLLLSIALSGCSLLEVKLDSQSTPLTQQELNARIMTREYAKMFFTRVEGSADLIAQSYSDDDTLHQSYVLLWKIHAEQGLQQAAYQTSPMSALIDSWVFTAQMNQFYAQSQGADLFETNDAVETAIFLDQEVKKLAKGVLSSSDFDQSKDFVAQFVASHPFKDLTFRSTPAYREWLSYLGKDESQIVQSLGTMPEAMNDASDRLSLMADQTPKLMSWKAELVALNSSLTGEDLSMTLASLRQTSASMQDFIENNPEYMQTLASIMSTEMQPLLNDLSDKTDQKLERLSDERVALENMVTREREALIEMVAKERIEIAGIVASERELFTQDLDRVSQDVVVLAIDKLMELIKGVVIYFILFILVVFFTPLGIGYWLGKRTINK; via the coding sequence ATGTTACTAGTGTTGAGTCGAAGTTGGATGGTATTGTTGCTTAGCATTGCGTTAAGTGGTTGTTCTCTATTAGAAGTTAAGTTAGACAGTCAGTCGACACCTCTCACTCAGCAAGAGCTAAACGCTCGAATTATGACGCGTGAATACGCCAAGATGTTTTTTACACGAGTAGAAGGCTCCGCGGACTTGATCGCGCAATCTTACTCTGACGATGACACCCTACATCAATCCTATGTTTTGCTTTGGAAGATCCATGCGGAGCAGGGCTTACAACAAGCGGCTTACCAAACTTCACCGATGTCAGCGTTGATTGATTCTTGGGTATTTACTGCGCAAATGAATCAATTCTATGCTCAAAGTCAAGGGGCTGATTTGTTCGAGACAAATGATGCGGTAGAAACCGCTATTTTTCTTGATCAAGAAGTAAAGAAACTCGCAAAAGGCGTATTGAGCTCGAGCGATTTCGATCAGAGCAAAGATTTCGTTGCGCAGTTTGTTGCTAGCCACCCATTTAAAGACCTCACATTCAGAAGCACACCCGCTTACCGTGAATGGCTGAGTTACCTAGGGAAAGACGAGTCGCAAATCGTTCAGAGCTTAGGAACGATGCCAGAGGCGATGAACGATGCGTCAGACCGTTTAAGCTTGATGGCGGATCAAACACCAAAATTGATGTCGTGGAAAGCAGAGTTAGTCGCTCTGAATAGCTCGCTAACGGGTGAAGACCTGTCTATGACGCTCGCAAGCCTTCGTCAAACATCAGCAAGCATGCAGGACTTTATTGAAAATAACCCTGAGTACATGCAAACGCTAGCTTCGATTATGTCGACAGAAATGCAGCCGCTACTGAATGACTTGAGCGATAAGACAGACCAAAAATTAGAGAGACTAAGCGATGAACGCGTGGCACTAGAAAATATGGTGACACGAGAGAGAGAAGCTCTGATAGAGATGGTTGCGAAAGAGCGGATTGAAATTGCTGGTATTGTGGCATCAGAAAGAGAGTTGTTCACTCAAGATCTAGACCGTGTTTCTCAAGATGTGGTTGTGCTTGCAATTGATAAGCTGATGGAGTTAATCAAAGGTGTGGTTATCTACTTCATCCTGTTTATCTTAGTCGTGTTCT